Proteins found in one Capra hircus breed San Clemente chromosome 20, ASM170441v1, whole genome shotgun sequence genomic segment:
- the IL7R gene encoding interleukin-7 receptor subunit alpha, with translation MTLLSRALGMLFYLLQAVSGESGYAENGDFDDTELDDYSFSCYSQLEVDGLQHLLTCTFDDSDINSTNLELEICGALLDVYCLNFNKLQERYFLKTKKFLLIGDSKICVKLEKKNMTCRKVNIVKIVKPEAPFDVRVIYREGANDFVVTFNTSHLQKKYVKVLIHEVAYRQEKNENNWMRVNLTSTKLTLLQRKLQPNAMYEIKVRSIPYANYFEGFWSEWSPSFHFRTPETNGTGETDPVLLTISILSFFSVALMVTLACVLWKKRIKPIIWPSLPDHKKTLEQLCKKPKKNLNVSFNPESFLDCQIHKVDGIQARDEAEGFLQDPLSLQLEESEKQRFRGRMQGPSWPSEQAGITPKIFRGESPFRCLAGNASVCDAPGLPSSRSPNGREGGKSRPLVYQDLLLGPGTTNSSLSPSFPFQPGILTLNPVAQGQPILTSLGSSQEEAYVTMSSFYQNQ, from the exons ATGACACTTCTAAGTAGAGCTTTGGGTATGCTTTTCTATTTACTTCAAGCCGTTTCTGGAGAAAGTGGCTATGCAGAAAATG GAGATTTTGATGACACAGAACTGGATGACTACTCATTCTCATGCTACAGTCAGCTGGAAGTGGATGGACTCCAGCACTTGCTGACCTGCACGTTTGATGACTCGGACATCAACAGCACCAATCTGGAACTTGAAATATG tggGGCGCTTTTGGATGTATATTGCCTGAATTTTAATAAACTGCAAGAGAGGTATTTCCTCAAGACAAAGAAATTCTTACTGATTGGAGACAGTAAAATATGTGTGAAGCTTGAAAAAAAGAACATGACTTGCAGAAAAGTGAACATAGTCAAGATAG ttaaaCCTGAGGCTCCTTTTGATGTCAGAGTCATCTATCGTGAAGGAGCAAATGACTTTGTGGTGACATTTAATACATCACACTTGCAGAAGAAGTATGTGAAAGTATTAATACATGAGGTAGCCTACcgtcaggaaaaaaatgaaaataattggaTG CGTGTGAATTTAACCAGTACCAAGCTGACACTCCTAcagaggaaactgcaacccaATGCCATGTATGAGATTAAAGTTCGGTCCATCCCTTACGCCAACTATTTTGAAGGCTTCTGGAGTGAATGGAGTCCAAGTTTCCACTTTAGAACTCCAGAGACCAATGGCACAG GGGAGACGGATCCTGTGTTACTAACTATCAGCATTCTGAGCTTCTTCTCTGTGGCTCTGATGGTCACTCTGGCCTGTGTGTTATGGAAAAAAAG AATTAAGCCTATCATATGGCCCAGTCTCCCTGATCATAAGAAGACTCTGGAACAACTGTGCAAGAAACCAAAAAAA AATTTGAATGTGAGTTTCAATCCTGAAAGTTTCCTGGACTGCCAGATTCATAAGGTGGATGGCATTCAAGCTAGAGATGAAGCAGAAGGCTTCCTGCAAGACCCTCTTTCTCTGCAGCTGGAGGAGAGTGAGAAGCAGAGGTTCAGAGGCAGGATGCAGGGTCCCAGCTGGCCCTCCGAGCAAGCAGGCATTACGCCTAAAATTTTCAGAGGAGAGTCACCATTCAGATGCTTGGCTGGGAATGCCAGTGTGTGTGATGCCCCTGGGCTTCCCTCCTCCAGGTCTCCTAATGGCAGGGAAGGTGGCAAGAGCAGACCTCTAGTGTACCAGGACCTGCTCCTCGGACCTGGAACTACAAACAGCTCCCTGTCCCCTTCATTTCCATTCCAACCCGGAATCTTGACATTAAACCCTGTTGCCCAGGGGCAGCCCATCCTCACTTCCTTGGGATCAAGTCAAGAAGAAGCCTATGTCACCATGTCCAGCTTCTACCAAAACCAGTGA